The following are from one region of the Nitrospinota bacterium genome:
- a CDS encoding pentapeptide repeat-containing protein, which translates to MFVRDHYRFFLITAIGLIELLLIHFERDFLVKLFAEPFNVVIPLFAAAPIALFIWYWRDQNKKADIQNAKEELIQKDFHEIQKWAIGIEGDKERTLQIAAIHQLKPFAIGKHGERFRRPAYEIYFSLLQTWQPEEVDEDTVVQNYIKAIHTVFREEGGEITKKMVGISLAKADLSKANLNGVNLDWAVLKSAHLSKVDLKSAHLRGTKLKSANLYEANLQSAFLEDAALQSASLIRANLQSATLVRANLQFADLREANLKSTNFLGANLESTNLEGVNLQSVFIALANLKSAKLIGAKFNNRHVVEAENWDKAIYGKGALEELRKVYEEAKRTGEGGYWDPEIGDYVSKVVIK; encoded by the coding sequence TTGTTTGTAAGAGACCATTATCGGTTTTTTCTCATTACGGCAATCGGTCTCATCGAGCTGCTTCTTATACATTTCGAGAGGGATTTTCTAGTTAAGCTTTTTGCGGAACCTTTCAACGTTGTCATCCCTTTGTTTGCCGCCGCGCCAATAGCACTTTTTATCTGGTACTGGCGCGACCAGAATAAAAAGGCCGATATACAGAACGCAAAGGAAGAACTCATCCAGAAAGATTTTCACGAGATCCAGAAATGGGCAATAGGTATAGAAGGCGATAAGGAGAGGACCTTGCAGATAGCCGCAATTCACCAGTTGAAGCCATTTGCCATAGGCAAGCATGGCGAAAGATTCAGAAGACCTGCATATGAAATATATTTCTCTCTTCTCCAGACATGGCAACCGGAAGAGGTAGACGAAGATACCGTAGTCCAAAATTACATAAAGGCTATCCACACAGTCTTCCGTGAAGAGGGGGGAGAGATAACCAAAAAAATGGTAGGCATAAGTCTGGCAAAAGCTGATCTGAGTAAAGCAAATTTAAACGGTGTCAATCTTGACTGGGCCGTACTGAAATCAGCCCACCTTTCTAAAGTAGATCTGAAATCGGCACACCTTAGAGGAACCAAGCTGAAATCGGCAAATCTTTACGAAGCAAACCTGCAATCGGCATTTCTCGAAGATGCTGCCCTGCAATCGGCATCTCTAATAAGAGCCAACCTGCAATCGGCAACCCTAGTAAGAGCCAACCTGCAATTCGCAGACCTTAGAGAAGCCAACCTGAAATCGACAAATTTTCTGGGAGCCAACCTGGAATCCACAAACCTTGAAGGAGTCAACCTGCAATCGGTATTTATTGCTTTAGCCAACCTGAAATCGGCAAAACTTATTGGAGCCAAATTTAATAATAGGCACGTAGTGGAAGCCGAAAACTGGGACAAGGCAATTTACGGTAAGGGAGCACTAGAAGAATTGCGCAAGGTTTACGAAGAAGCAAAGAGAACCGGCGAAGGCGGCTATTGGGATCCAGAAATTGGAGATTATGTATCTAAAGTTGTAATAAAGTAG
- the kdsA gene encoding 3-deoxy-8-phosphooctulonate synthase, translating into MAQQKTVKVGELSIANNLPFTLIAGPCVIEDEKGALSAAEKLKKMTDELKIGFIYKSSYDKGNRSSIESFRGLGMKRGLTILQKVKQKFGIPVLSDIHNEMEIPQAAEVLDIIQIPAYLCRQTDILIAAAKTGRVINVKKGQFLAPGDMGNVVDKVVKSGNDRVLITERGTTFGYNNLVSDFRALPIMAETGYPVIFDATHSVQLPGGQGTSSGGERRFVAPLARAALAVGAAGVFMEVHPDPDNAPCDGPNMLKLKDMPRLLADLLAIDTIAKKK; encoded by the coding sequence ATGGCACAGCAAAAAACAGTAAAAGTAGGCGAACTTTCCATAGCGAACAACCTCCCGTTCACCCTTATTGCGGGGCCGTGCGTGATAGAGGACGAAAAGGGGGCGCTCTCCGCCGCCGAAAAACTGAAAAAGATGACCGACGAGCTGAAGATCGGGTTCATATACAAATCGTCATACGACAAGGGGAACCGCTCATCCATAGAATCGTTCAGAGGGCTCGGCATGAAGCGGGGCCTCACAATACTTCAAAAAGTAAAACAGAAATTCGGCATACCTGTCCTCTCCGACATACATAATGAAATGGAGATACCTCAGGCGGCGGAAGTTCTCGACATCATTCAGATACCCGCCTACCTCTGCCGTCAGACCGACATCCTCATAGCCGCCGCAAAGACCGGCAGAGTGATAAACGTGAAAAAAGGGCAGTTCCTCGCGCCGGGGGATATGGGGAACGTCGTCGACAAGGTTGTGAAGTCGGGCAACGACCGCGTGCTCATTACGGAACGCGGGACGACCTTCGGCTACAACAATCTTGTATCAGACTTCAGGGCTCTTCCGATAATGGCGGAGACAGGATACCCGGTGATATTCGACGCGACACACTCCGTGCAGTTGCCCGGCGGACAGGGCACAAGCTCCGGCGGCGAGAGAAGATTCGTAGCCCCGCTCGCGCGCGCCGCGCTTGCTGTCGGCGCGGCAGGAGTTTTCATGGAGGTTCACCCCGATCCCGACAACGCCCCGTGCGACGGCCCGAACATGCTCAAGCTCAAGGATATGCCAAGGCTCCTCGCCGACCTCCTCGCCATCGACACGATCGCTAAAAAGAAATAG
- a CDS encoding nicotinate phosphoribosyltransferase, protein MSHPKSAIFTDLYELTMLQGYWKSGMMERRACFDLYFRQNPFNGGYTLLAGMEDALEFLEGLKFTDEDIEYIGSIGFFEKGFLEYLKSFKFTGDIHAIPEGSVVFPREPLLRVEAPLPECQLVESALLNIFNFQSLIATKAARVSLEAGKDNVMEFGLRRAQGVDGALTASRSAYIGGCAGTSNVEAGKMYGIPVAGTQAHSWIMAFDSELEAFRSFVKIYPKNSILLVDTYDTLKSGVPNAIKVALEMKGEGGRLRGVRIDSGDLAYLSAEARRMFDDAGLKDVIIVGSSDLDEYIIHDLKIQGAKIDSYGVGTKLVTGDGTSALSIVYKLTALQDADGKWDMKLKVSDNINKSTLPGIKQVWRLYGTENEMMADIVELEGVAHDFSKGVTGYHPVMEYQNKFYDSIAEAEPLLRQVMKGGRVTVQFPALKDIRARASLQLERLHPTMRRLMNPHVYKVSLGPKLKEETDKLLKQNRADS, encoded by the coding sequence GTGAGCCATCCGAAGTCCGCGATATTTACCGACCTCTACGAACTTACTATGCTCCAGGGTTACTGGAAGTCGGGGATGATGGAGCGGAGGGCATGTTTCGATCTTTACTTCAGGCAAAATCCATTCAACGGAGGCTACACGCTACTGGCGGGCATGGAGGATGCTCTTGAATTTCTGGAAGGGCTGAAATTCACCGATGAGGATATTGAATATATCGGGAGCATCGGTTTTTTCGAAAAAGGTTTCCTGGAGTACCTGAAAAGTTTCAAGTTCACCGGCGACATTCACGCGATACCGGAAGGGAGTGTCGTCTTTCCGCGAGAGCCTCTGCTACGCGTGGAAGCGCCCCTCCCTGAATGTCAGCTTGTCGAATCTGCGCTTTTGAATATTTTCAATTTCCAGTCGCTCATCGCCACAAAAGCGGCGCGCGTATCGCTTGAAGCGGGGAAGGATAACGTAATGGAGTTCGGCCTCCGCCGCGCGCAGGGTGTGGACGGCGCCTTGACCGCCTCCCGCTCCGCGTATATCGGAGGGTGTGCCGGGACTTCAAACGTAGAAGCCGGAAAGATGTACGGCATTCCTGTGGCCGGGACGCAGGCGCACTCTTGGATAATGGCGTTCGACAGCGAACTTGAGGCTTTCAGAAGTTTCGTAAAGATCTATCCGAAGAATTCTATCCTGCTGGTGGATACGTACGACACGCTGAAAAGCGGTGTGCCGAACGCCATCAAGGTCGCGCTTGAGATGAAGGGTGAGGGGGGACGCCTTCGCGGAGTGAGGATAGACAGCGGCGACCTGGCGTACCTCAGCGCGGAAGCGCGCAGGATGTTCGACGACGCGGGATTGAAGGATGTGATCATCGTCGGCTCCAGCGACCTGGACGAGTACATCATTCACGACCTCAAGATACAGGGGGCGAAAATCGATTCCTACGGCGTTGGGACAAAACTGGTGACCGGCGACGGCACCTCCGCGCTCTCCATCGTTTATAAACTTACAGCCTTGCAGGATGCCGATGGCAAGTGGGACATGAAGCTGAAAGTGAGCGACAATATAAACAAGTCTACGCTACCGGGGATTAAACAGGTCTGGAGGCTTTACGGTACGGAAAACGAGATGATGGCCGACATCGTGGAGCTGGAAGGTGTCGCGCACGATTTCTCGAAAGGAGTTACGGGGTATCATCCGGTGATGGAGTATCAGAACAAGTTTTACGATTCAATTGCTGAAGCGGAACCGCTTCTCAGACAGGTGATGAAAGGGGGTAGGGTGACGGTACAGTTTCCGGCGTTGAAGGATATCCGTGCCCGCGCATCGCTGCAGTTGGAGAGGTTGCATCCTACGATGCGACGACTGATGAATCCTCACGTCTACAAGGTGAGCCTCGGCCCGAAGCTGAAAGAGGAGACCGACAAACTCCTCAAGCAGAACCGTGCGGACAGCTGA
- the pncA gene encoding bifunctional nicotinamidase/pyrazinamidase gives MGIGTVLEESDVLLVVDVQNDFCPGGALAVNEGDLVVPSVNRLGRMLPHVILTQDWHTEGHFSFASSHEGKSPFETVTAEYGEQTLWPAHCVQGSIGAEFHKGLDLPMAELIVRKGFHRDIDSYSAFYENDRRTPTGLHGYMKERKLKRIFIAGLATDFCVKYSALDARKLGYEVFLIREACRGIDIEGSVAVAMREMEGAGVAMISENDISAIA, from the coding sequence ATGGGTATTGGAACCGTTCTCGAAGAATCTGATGTTCTGCTCGTGGTAGATGTGCAGAACGACTTCTGCCCCGGAGGCGCGCTGGCGGTCAATGAAGGGGACCTCGTAGTTCCGTCCGTTAACCGTCTCGGCAGGATGCTCCCTCATGTGATACTTACCCAGGATTGGCACACGGAAGGGCATTTCTCCTTCGCCTCGTCGCATGAAGGGAAATCGCCGTTTGAAACAGTCACTGCCGAATATGGGGAACAGACGCTATGGCCGGCTCATTGCGTACAGGGGAGCATTGGCGCCGAGTTTCATAAAGGGCTCGACCTCCCGATGGCGGAGCTGATAGTAAGGAAAGGCTTTCACAGGGATATCGATTCATACTCCGCGTTTTATGAGAACGACAGAAGAACGCCGACAGGTCTGCATGGTTACATGAAGGAGCGAAAACTGAAACGTATCTTCATCGCCGGGCTCGCGACCGACTTCTGCGTGAAATACTCCGCGCTCGACGCCCGAAAGCTTGGCTATGAAGTTTTTCTTATCAGAGAAGCGTGCCGGGGAATAGATATTGAAGGTTCCGTCGCCGTCGCGATGCGTGAAATGGAAGGGGCCGGAGTGGCGATGATATCCGAAAACGATATCTCCGCGATAGCGTGA
- the kdsB gene encoding 3-deoxy-manno-octulosonate cytidylyltransferase: MGGVVAIIPARYQSERFPGKPLALLKGEPVIIHVARKAAACRNIDHVIVATDSEEIHNAVTSSGFIARMTSETHQSGTDRIAEVAKYINDDIVVNIQGDEPLIDTDSVDKAVKALIDDKSLNVSTLCVPITQEDFKNPNVVKVVMDNDGNALYFSRSPIPYNRESGLPTPMKKHIGLYVYRRDFLIKYADIQPSELERVEKLEQLRILQNGTRIKVITASKDSIGIDTPEDLIRAENTGNV; encoded by the coding sequence ATGGGTGGAGTAGTCGCCATAATTCCCGCGCGATACCAGTCGGAAAGGTTTCCGGGAAAACCGCTCGCGCTCCTTAAAGGGGAGCCGGTCATCATCCATGTCGCCCGAAAGGCGGCGGCTTGCAGAAACATCGACCATGTTATCGTCGCTACCGACAGCGAAGAGATCCATAACGCCGTTACCTCATCCGGTTTCATCGCCAGGATGACATCGGAGACACACCAATCGGGAACCGACAGAATTGCGGAGGTGGCGAAATACATAAATGACGACATAGTCGTGAACATCCAGGGGGACGAACCTCTAATAGACACCGACTCGGTTGATAAAGCGGTGAAAGCGCTAATAGACGATAAATCCCTGAATGTCTCCACGCTCTGCGTGCCGATAACGCAAGAGGATTTCAAAAACCCTAACGTTGTGAAGGTCGTTATGGACAACGACGGAAACGCCCTCTACTTTTCACGCTCCCCCATCCCCTACAACAGGGAATCGGGACTTCCAACGCCGATGAAGAAACATATCGGTCTTTATGTATACCGGCGCGACTTTCTGATAAAATACGCCGATATCCAGCCTTCGGAATTGGAGAGAGTGGAAAAACTGGAACAACTGAGAATACTTCAGAATGGGACGAGGATAAAGGTCATTACTGCTTCCAAGGACAGCATAGGCATCGATACGCCGGAAGACCTTATAAGGGCGGAGAACACCGGTAATGTCTAA
- a CDS encoding DUF2723 domain-containing protein, whose translation MGLAVFLVSFLLYSYTAIPVIFYEDNPEFITTAYTLGIAHPSGYPLINILGNIAGLLPFGNFAYRCNIMSALFGAIAVYFFFRCSFTLSKEKFFSGAAALIFMLSGNLWTQSSIMEVYTLHYALFFSVFWISLSGRLIDFRWLLISSFLFGFAITNHLSFALGLIPFSLLWIAKRSEWRYRMDIGKFGLVLLAGLLSWSVHLYLPARSMSGTQDILFSWGRIDSLSSFMGNITGFIYSDLPFNKGNMQDRLNIMMDYFSNFPIWAWAISIVPFVFGIMKMLALSVSGSLAFLLGIVAFFFYSLLHYAAIDIMMVIPWGLSLLVIFFGIARLGNFLKKATASVLTILAIYMYSNGMSEYDRHEDYTAYDYMVDVFETVPPDGRLETVAGFEENYILFYSTFGPAAIYPKTGESENAKLEPFFPYLSLEVKTSATYSLFNMAHPYSGKYGDMAIWNYIRSFNLDKTHLRFREGPLTRSAYKGAVLARIAVQKGHALMKNGDKQKAGFFYQLAAKWNTVGVLKEATIRDRWGETDTSIAMIEASLKSRPTTYASALLAKIRLAEKKGDRPAFLPDTNL comes from the coding sequence ATGGGGCTGGCTGTATTTCTTGTCTCCTTTCTCCTCTATTCCTACACCGCCATACCGGTCATCTTTTACGAAGACAATCCCGAATTCATAACTACCGCCTATACACTCGGAATCGCGCATCCAAGCGGATACCCGCTAATAAACATTCTCGGAAACATCGCAGGACTTCTCCCTTTCGGCAACTTCGCGTACAGGTGCAACATCATGTCGGCGCTGTTCGGCGCTATCGCGGTCTATTTCTTTTTCCGGTGCTCCTTCACGCTTTCGAAGGAGAAGTTTTTCTCCGGGGCGGCGGCGCTGATATTCATGCTTTCGGGGAACCTCTGGACGCAAAGCTCGATCATGGAAGTCTATACTCTCCACTACGCGCTCTTCTTCTCGGTGTTCTGGATATCCCTCTCCGGTCGCCTTATAGACTTCAGGTGGCTGTTGATATCATCTTTCCTGTTCGGTTTTGCCATCACCAACCACCTCTCGTTCGCCCTCGGCCTGATCCCATTCTCGCTTTTATGGATCGCAAAGAGGAGCGAGTGGCGCTACAGGATGGACATCGGTAAATTCGGACTCGTTCTCCTCGCTGGTCTCCTTAGCTGGTCGGTTCATCTTTATCTCCCAGCGAGATCGATGTCCGGCACACAAGATATCCTGTTCAGCTGGGGGAGGATCGATTCGCTTTCGTCTTTCATGGGGAACATCACCGGCTTCATATACTCCGACCTCCCTTTCAACAAAGGGAACATGCAGGACAGGCTGAACATAATGATGGATTATTTCTCGAATTTCCCTATCTGGGCATGGGCCATATCCATAGTGCCGTTCGTATTCGGCATAATGAAGATGCTCGCCCTGAGCGTATCGGGGAGCCTGGCGTTTCTCCTTGGGATAGTCGCATTCTTCTTCTACTCGCTTCTTCATTATGCCGCCATAGATATCATGATGGTTATACCGTGGGGGCTAAGCCTTCTGGTAATCTTCTTCGGCATAGCGCGGCTCGGCAATTTCCTTAAAAAGGCGACCGCTTCGGTGCTCACTATACTGGCAATATACATGTACTCAAACGGCATGTCCGAATACGACCGCCACGAAGATTACACAGCATACGACTACATGGTAGATGTATTTGAAACTGTCCCGCCCGACGGAAGGCTTGAGACAGTAGCCGGATTCGAAGAGAACTACATCCTTTTCTATTCTACCTTTGGCCCCGCGGCCATTTATCCAAAGACCGGCGAGAGTGAAAACGCTAAGCTGGAGCCTTTTTTCCCCTATCTTAGCCTGGAGGTAAAAACATCCGCCACATACAGCCTGTTCAACATGGCACACCCTTATTCGGGCAAATACGGCGATATGGCAATATGGAATTACATCCGGTCGTTCAATCTCGACAAGACCCACCTTCGATTCAGGGAGGGGCCGCTTACAAGAAGCGCGTACAAAGGGGCCGTGCTTGCAAGAATTGCCGTGCAAAAGGGGCATGCCCTTATGAAAAACGGCGACAAACAGAAAGCCGGATTTTTCTATCAGCTTGCGGCAAAATGGAACACCGTAGGGGTACTCAAGGAGGCAACGATTCGCGACAGGTGGGGAGAGACGGACACCTCGATCGCCATGATAGAAGCATCTCTTAAATCCAGGCCAACGACCTACGCCTCCGCCCTCCTCGCAAAAATCCGCCTGGCAGAAAAAAAGGGGGATAGACCGGCGTTTCTCCCGGACACAAATCTGTAA
- a CDS encoding CTP synthase: MSKFIFVTGGVLSSLGKGLSAASIGALLELHGQKVTFIKLDPYINVDPGTMSPYQHGEVFVTDDGAETDLDLGHYERFVSTPMSQKNNVTTGRIYDSVIRKEREGYYLGKTVQVIPHITNEIKERVHEASNGFDITIAEIGGTVGDIESLPFLEAMRQFRLDVGRKNTLFIHVTLIPYIKTARELKSKPTQHSVKELREIGVQPDILLCRTEVPLPEEMKEKISLFCNVDSRNVINAKDVDSIYELPLVFFEEELDKIILESLEINIERKEPDVWREVVRKALKPSKEVTIAIVGKYVGLQESYKSLAEALSHGGIANDVKVNLRWIDSEALTEKNIEENLSGCAGILVPGGFGERGAEGKITAVKIARERKIPFFGICLGMHCVVIEYARNVCGIKDANSSEFGQNGKNNVIDIMPDQVGKDMGGTMRLGNYPCAVKKGSHSYRAYGNSTKINERHRHRYEFNNKYKEKLEKAGLVFSGMSPDGKLVEIVEIEDHPWFIAGQFHPEFKSSPLKPHPLFTSFIAAASEMEYLL; this comes from the coding sequence ATGTCTAAATTCATATTCGTCACCGGCGGCGTCCTCTCCTCGCTCGGGAAGGGACTTTCCGCCGCGTCGATAGGGGCGCTTCTGGAACTGCACGGGCAGAAGGTCACCTTCATAAAACTCGACCCTTACATAAACGTGGATCCCGGCACAATGAGCCCGTACCAGCATGGCGAGGTTTTCGTCACCGATGACGGCGCGGAAACCGACCTCGACCTCGGTCATTACGAGCGTTTCGTCTCCACGCCGATGAGTCAGAAGAACAACGTCACGACCGGCAGGATATACGATTCGGTCATCAGAAAAGAACGCGAGGGTTACTACCTCGGCAAAACAGTGCAGGTGATACCGCATATAACTAACGAGATAAAGGAACGGGTGCATGAGGCATCCAACGGATTCGATATCACCATCGCGGAGATAGGGGGTACGGTCGGCGACATCGAATCCCTCCCCTTCCTTGAAGCTATGCGCCAGTTTCGCCTCGATGTCGGGAGAAAAAACACACTCTTCATACATGTCACGCTGATACCTTACATAAAAACCGCGAGGGAACTTAAAAGCAAACCTACCCAGCACTCCGTGAAGGAGCTTCGCGAGATAGGCGTTCAGCCCGATATCCTCCTATGCCGCACGGAGGTTCCGCTCCCGGAAGAGATGAAAGAAAAGATATCGCTCTTTTGCAATGTCGATTCGAGAAACGTAATCAACGCCAAGGATGTCGACTCTATATACGAACTCCCTCTTGTGTTCTTCGAGGAGGAACTGGACAAAATAATTCTCGAATCGCTCGAAATAAATATCGAACGAAAAGAGCCTGACGTGTGGCGGGAAGTGGTGAGAAAAGCCCTGAAGCCTTCCAAGGAAGTGACGATCGCTATCGTCGGCAAATATGTCGGCCTGCAGGAATCATACAAAAGCCTTGCGGAGGCCCTTTCGCACGGAGGGATAGCAAACGATGTAAAGGTAAACCTGAGATGGATAGATTCCGAGGCTCTTACCGAAAAGAATATCGAGGAGAACCTGAGCGGCTGTGCCGGAATCCTTGTGCCGGGTGGATTCGGCGAGCGGGGAGCTGAAGGAAAAATCACCGCTGTAAAGATCGCGAGAGAGAGAAAGATACCGTTCTTCGGCATCTGCCTCGGAATGCACTGCGTCGTTATCGAATACGCCCGGAACGTCTGCGGCATTAAGGATGCCAACAGCAGTGAATTCGGCCAGAACGGCAAAAACAACGTTATCGATATCATGCCGGATCAGGTAGGGAAGGACATGGGGGGAACCATGCGGCTCGGCAACTATCCATGCGCTGTTAAAAAAGGAAGCCACTCCTACCGCGCCTACGGGAACAGCACAAAGATTAACGAACGGCACAGGCACAGATACGAATTCAACAACAAGTACAAGGAGAAGCTTGAAAAGGCCGGTCTTGTCTTCAGCGGAATGTCGCCGGACGGCAAGCTGGTGGAGATCGTCGAGATAGAGGATCACCCTTGGTTCATCGCGGGGCAGTTCCACCCTGAATTCAAATCATCACCCTTAAAACCGCACCCGCTCTTTACATCCTTCATTGCGGCGGCAAGCGAGATGGAGTACCTTTTATAA
- the hemB gene encoding porphobilinogen synthase gives MQFPEYRGRRTRASASLARMVRETILTPDDLIYPLFITYGKGVKTEISSMPGNYRFSVDNIAKEVKEVSSLGIPAVILFGIPEKKDEKGTSALDPNGEVQRAIKEIKNAVPGLTVITDVCIDEYTSHGHCGIVKDGKILNDPTLEQLGLMALSHADAGADMVAPSDMMDGRVAIIRKALDNQGCGEIPIMAYSAKYASAFYGPFREACDSSPQFGDRSTYQMDPANSREALREVFLDIQENADIIMVKPALSYMDIIFRIKSEFSLPVAAYNVSGEYSMVKAASEKGWIDGKRVMMEMLLSMKRAGADMILTYFAKEAAEILNS, from the coding sequence ATGCAATTCCCGGAATACAGAGGCAGGAGAACAAGGGCGTCCGCTAGCCTGGCAAGAATGGTGCGCGAGACTATTCTAACGCCGGACGACCTCATTTATCCCCTCTTCATAACGTACGGCAAAGGGGTAAAAACCGAGATTTCCTCGATGCCGGGGAATTACAGGTTCTCCGTAGACAACATCGCAAAGGAAGTGAAGGAGGTTTCATCCCTCGGTATTCCGGCGGTAATCCTTTTTGGCATCCCTGAAAAGAAGGATGAGAAGGGCACAAGCGCGCTTGACCCGAACGGCGAAGTGCAAAGGGCGATAAAGGAGATCAAAAACGCCGTTCCCGGACTTACCGTTATCACGGATGTCTGCATCGATGAATACACATCCCACGGGCACTGTGGAATAGTGAAGGATGGAAAGATATTGAACGATCCGACGCTCGAACAGCTCGGCCTTATGGCACTCTCGCACGCCGACGCGGGGGCCGATATGGTCGCGCCGAGCGATATGATGGATGGAAGAGTGGCGATAATACGGAAAGCTCTCGATAACCAGGGGTGTGGTGAGATACCGATAATGGCATATTCGGCAAAATACGCATCGGCATTTTACGGGCCGTTCAGGGAAGCGTGCGATTCTTCGCCACAGTTCGGCGATCGCTCCACATACCAGATGGATCCGGCCAACAGCAGGGAGGCGCTCAGGGAAGTTTTCCTCGATATACAGGAGAACGCCGATATCATAATGGTAAAGCCGGCTCTTTCATACATGGATATCATCTTCAGGATCAAATCAGAGTTCTCGCTCCCGGTCGCCGCCTATAACGTCAGCGGAGAGTATTCCATGGTCAAAGCCGCATCCGAAAAGGGATGGATAGACGGAAAAAGAGTAATGATGGAGATGCTCCTTTCGATGAAACGCGCCGGGGCCGATATGATACTCACATATTTCGCCAAGGAAGCGGCTGAAATATTAAATAGTTAG
- a CDS encoding peptide-binding protein yields the protein MRILAVALALFLTSACQPKPVGNGKSSSQKPAEISTTPEHGGMLVEASIGDASNLIAMLAGDAASHSISGLVNAGLVRYTPSWEIEGELAESFEISNGGKTITFHLRKGVKWHDGHPFTSADVMFGYKTIINENTPTAYSEDYLQVSKAEAPDDHTFIVHYDKPFAPALGSWGSLTVLPKHLLEGKDITKSELTRKPIGVGPYKFIEWKTQEKIVLEANPEYFEGEPFIKRYVFRIIPDTATQFLELKSNGIDMMGLTPIQYKKQANTSFFNENFQKYSYLANGYVYMGYNLKRKLFQDVRVRRAITHAIDKDEIIEGALLGLGKPAEGPYKPGIWAYNPNVKKLGYDPEKAKSILAEAGWKDTDGDGILDKDGKKFEFTIVTNQGNDQRKKTAEIIQRRLKEVGIAVNIRIIEWASFIKEFINKREFDATILGWSLSPDPDNYDIWHSSKTKEAEFNFISYKNDEVDALLEKGRRSFDQEERKKAYYRIQEILAEEQPYCFLFNSESLPVVSARVKGITAYPTGIGYRWPNLWWIPKSLQRYQP from the coding sequence ATGCGGATCTTGGCCGTTGCGTTGGCGCTCTTTCTGACGTCGGCCTGTCAGCCTAAACCTGTTGGCAACGGGAAAAGCTCTTCCCAAAAACCTGCCGAGATATCTACTACACCCGAACATGGGGGAATGCTCGTTGAGGCAAGCATCGGCGACGCAAGCAACCTCATTGCGATGCTCGCGGGGGACGCGGCATCCCACTCCATTTCCGGCCTGGTAAACGCGGGCCTCGTACGCTACACCCCATCATGGGAGATAGAAGGGGAGCTTGCCGAATCATTCGAGATATCGAACGGCGGAAAGACTATCACTTTCCATCTCCGCAAGGGGGTTAAATGGCACGACGGCCATCCGTTCACATCTGCCGACGTCATGTTCGGCTATAAAACAATAATTAATGAGAACACACCTACCGCCTACTCCGAGGACTATCTCCAGGTATCAAAGGCTGAAGCGCCGGATGATCACACTTTCATAGTGCATTACGACAAGCCTTTCGCTCCGGCCCTCGGTTCATGGGGGAGCCTTACCGTTCTCCCCAAGCACCTTCTTGAAGGGAAGGATATTACGAAATCGGAATTGACCCGCAAGCCGATAGGCGTAGGCCCCTATAAATTCATCGAATGGAAAACGCAGGAGAAGATAGTCCTCGAAGCGAATCCCGAATATTTCGAAGGGGAGCCGTTCATAAAACGGTATGTCTTCCGCATCATCCCGGATACGGCAACGCAGTTCCTTGAGCTGAAATCAAACGGCATAGACATGATGGGGCTCACCCCGATCCAGTACAAGAAACAGGCAAACACCAGCTTCTTCAATGAAAACTTCCAGAAGTACAGCTATCTTGCCAACGGATATGTCTACATGGGGTACAACCTTAAAAGAAAACTTTTCCAGGATGTCCGCGTGCGAAGGGCTATCACCCACGCCATAGACAAGGACGAGATCATTGAAGGGGCGCTCCTTGGGCTCGGCAAACCTGCCGAAGGGCCGTACAAGCCCGGCATATGGGCCTACAACCCGAACGTGAAAAAACTTGGGTACGATCCCGAAAAGGCGAAGAGCATCCTGGCCGAAGCGGGGTGGAAAGATACTGACGGCGACGGGATCCTCGACAAGGACGGAAAAAAATTCGAATTCACCATAGTCACAAATCAGGGGAACGACCAGAGAAAAAAGACCGCTGAGATAATCCAGAGAAGGCTGAAGGAGGTCGGGATAGCGGTGAACATACGGATCATTGAGTGGGCATCCTTCATAAAGGAGTTCATCAACAAAAGGGAGTTCGACGCCACTATCCTCGGATGGTCACTTTCGCCCGACCCTGACAATTACGACATCTGGCACTCGTCCAAAACAAAAGAGGCCGAGTTCAATTTCATATCGTACAAGAACGACGAGGTTGACGCGCTCCTCGAAAAGGGGCGGCGCTCATTCGACCAGGAAGAGAGAAAAAAGGCCTACTACCGGATACAGGAGATACTGGCGGAAGAACAGCCATACTGTTTCCTCTTTAACTCCGAATCGCTCCCCGTGGTAAGCGCGCGGGTGAAAGGGATCACCGCCTACCCGACAGGTATCGGATACCGCTGGCCGAACCTCTGGTGGATACCCAAATCACTGCAAAGGTATCAGCCGTAA